AGGGTGTGGGCATCAACGACAAGCACATCGAGGTGATCGTGCGCCAGATGCTCCAGAAGGTTCAGATCGAGGATCCGGGCGACACCATGTTCCTCGAGGGCGACCTGCTGGACAAGACCGTGTTCCGCGAGGAGAACGAGCGCATCATGGGCGAGGGCGGCCGGCCGGCTACCTTCAAGCCGATGCTGCTGGGTATCACCAAGGCGTCGCTTTCCACCGAGAGCTTCTTCTCGGCGGCGAGCTTCCAGGAGACGACGCGGGTCCTCACCGACGCCGCGGTGCGCGGCAAGCGGGACCGGCTGCTCGGATTGAAGGAAAACGTGATTATCGGGCACCTGATCCCGGCCGGGACGGGTGTGAAGGACTACGACTATATCGACATCACATCGGCGGGTGACGACGACGAGTTCGTCGGCATGCCCGACGAGGCCGGTATGGACGACCGGGAGGATCTCGAAGAGCCCCTCTCGGCGGTGGGCAAGGAGTCCATGGAGAAGTAGGCCTGCCCGCCCACAAAGGGGCTTGACAGGCCCGTGAAAAGCGGATACAGTCCGTGCTTCGCGGCTCCATCACTTCCTCACCGGAAGTCCTGGTAACCACTAGAATTTAAATAAGTTAGAAAACCCCCGCACCCGGCCTTCGTGGAGTTATCCACAGCCTGTCGTTGCGCGGGGATTTTTGCGCCGAAAACGGAGGAATTGTGCCGACGATCAACCAGCTCATTCGCCGCGGGCGGACGGACAAGCCGACCCGTTCCAAGACCCCGGCGATGGCCGCGTGCCCGCAGAAGCGGGGCGTGTGTACGCGCGTCTACACGCAGACGCCCAAGAAGCCGAACTCGGCGCTGCGCAAGGTGGCGCGTGTGCGGCTCACCAACGGCATCGAAGTGACCGCGTACATCCCGGGTGAAGGGCACAACCTGCAGGAGCACTCGATCGTTCTGATTCGCGGCGGCCGCGTCAAGGACCTTCCGGGTGTTCGCTACCATATCGTGCGCGGCGTGCTCGACACCTCGGGTGTCGAGGGGCGGCGCAACAGCCGGTCGAAGTACGGCGCCAAGCGCCCGAAGGCGTAACCGCAAGCGGCAACGAGGGATACGATGTCGAGAAGGAAACGTTCCAGGAACAAGGAATACCTCGGGGATCCGAAGTACAACGACGTGCTGGTCGCACGGTTCGTGACGTACATCATGCGCAAGGGGAAGAAGTCGACTGCCGAGAGCATCGTCTACGACAGCTTCGACCTCATCGAACAGAAGAGCGGGCAGCGCGGCATCGAGGTCTTCAAGAAGGCCATCGACAATGTCCGGCCCGCGCTGGAAGTCTCGTCTCGTCGCGTCGGCGGTGCCACCTACCAGGTGCCCACCGAAGTGCGTTCGACGCGGCGAGTGGCCCTCGCCATGCGATGGATTTCGGGCTACGCCCGCATTCGTTCGGAGAAGACCATGTCCGAGCGACTCGCAAACGAGTTGATGCAGGCGTCCCGGATGGAGGGCCCGTCCGTCAAGAAGAGGGAAGACACCCACAAGATGGCGGAGGCCAACAAGGCGTTCGCCCACTTCCGCTGGTAAGTCCCACGGACGGTTTGGAAGCGGCTCTGGCCGCGCGAACCTTTAACCCCGGCGACCGGATGTCGCGCGTTGACCGGGCCACATAGTCAGGTCTCGGAAGCTCTCAAACAGGGAAGCTGAGCAAAAACCCCCTCCGGCATCGCCGGACGGCGCGGCCGTGTGCCCGTCGCCGCGAACGCGGAGGAATCGGCAGGATATATGGCGAGGAAGATACCCCTAGATCGCGTACGCAACATCGGCATCATGGCCCACATCGATGCCGGCAAGACCACGGCCACGGAGCGGATCCTCTTCTATACGGGGAAGACGCACCGGCTGGGCGAGGTCCATGAAGGTACGACCACCATGGACTGGATGGTCCAGGAGCGCGAACGCGGAATCACCATCACGTCGGCGGCCACCACCTGTGCCTGGAAGAACAACAAGGGGCAGGAGATCCGCATCAACATCATCGACACGCCCGGCCACGTGGACTTCACCGCCGAGGTGGAGCGCAGCCTGCGCGTGCTCGACGGCGCCATCGCCGTGTTCTGTGCGGTGGGCGGTGTGGAGCCCCAGTCCGAGACGGTGTGGCGGCAGGCGGACAAGTACAAGGTGCCGCGCATTGCCTTCGTCAACAAGATGGACCGCATGGGCGCGGACTTCCTGAACGTGGTGCGGATGATGCACGACCGCCTGGGAGCCAACGCGGTGCCGATCCAGTTGCCCATCGGCGCGGGCGAGCTGTTCAACGGTATCATCGACCTGGTGCGCATGAAGGCGTTCTTCTATCACGAAGACACCAAGGGCATGACGTACGACATGGCTGAGATCCCCTCGGACCTGCTGCCGCTGGCCAAGGAGCACCGCGCCAAGCTGGTGGAGAACCTCTCCGACTTCGACGACGAGCTCATGAGCCAGTTCCTCGACTCCGGTGAAGGCTCGCAGGAGACGCTGCGCGCGGCCATGAAGCGCGCCATGCTGGAGGGCAAGTTCGTTCCCGTCATGTGCGGGTCGGCGTTCAAGAACAAGGGTGTGCAGAGGTTGCTCGACGCGGTCGTTCACCTGCTTCCCTCTCCTGCCGACGTCCCGCCTGTCACCGGTCACGATGTGTACAGCACCACCGAGATCATCCGTAAGGCTTCCGACGACGAGCCGTTCTCCGGTCTGGTCTTCAAGATCATGACCGATCCGCATGTGGGCAAGCTCACGTATATCCGCGTCTACAGCGGCAATGTCAGCACCGGCACCACGGTGATCAACACAACCACGAGCAAGAAGGATCGCATCGGTCGTCTCATCCAGATGCATGCCGACAAGCGCGAGGAGATCGAGACGGTTTACTGCGGCGACATCTGCGCCGTCATCGGCCTGAAGGACGCGCGCACCGGCGACACGCTGTGCGACATGAAGAACCCCGTCGTGCTCGAGCGCATGCACTTCCCCGAGCCGGTGTTGTCGGTTGCCATCGAGCCCAAGACGGCCGGCGACCAGGAGAAGCTGTCCGAGGCGCTCATCAAGCTGTCCGATGAGGATCCCACCTTCCAGGTGCGCACCGACGATGAGACGGGTCAGACCCTCATCTCCGGCATGGGCGAGCTGCACCTCGAGATTCTGGTGGACCGCATGTTGCGCGAGTTCAAGGTGAGCGCCAACGTCGGCAAGCCGCAGGTGGCCTACAAGGAGGCCTTCGGCAAGCCGGTGGAAGCGGAGCACAAGTTCGTCAAGCAGTCCGGCGGCCGCGGCCAGTATGGCCACGTGGTCATCCACTGCGAGCCGGCCGACGAGGGCGTGGACTTCGTGTTCGAGAACAAGGTTGTGGGCGGCACCGTCCCGCGCGAGTACGTTCCCGCGGTCGAAAAGGGCATCAAGGGTGCCCTCACCGCCGGCGTGCTGGCCGGCTACCCCGTGGTCGGGGTGAAGGTGCAGCTGCTGGACGGCTCGTACCACGAGGTCGACTCCAGCGAAATCGCCTTTCAGGTGGCCGCGTCCATGGCGTTCAAGGAAGCCATGCGCAAGTCCAACCCGAAGCTCATCGAGCCCATCATGGAAGTCGAAGTCGTCGTGCCCAAGGAGTACATGGGCGACGTCATGGGCGATCTGAGTTCGCGCCGCGGCAAGATCGGCGGCATGACGCAGCGCCAGGAGGCGCAGGTCATCGCGGCGCGCGTGCCGCTGGCCGAGATGTTTGGTTATGCAACGGCGCTTCGTTCGCTCACCCAGGGGCGCGCCGTATACACGATGCAGTTTGCGTGCTACGAAGCCGCGCCCAAGAGCGTGGCCGAGGAAGTCATCAGCAAGTTCCAGGGGAAAGTGGCGAACTGACGCCCACGCTGAACTCTTAGGACGACAGGTAAGGAGGATCCGATGGCCAGGGAGAAGTTCGAGAGGACAAAGCCGCACGTAAACGTGGGGACGATTGGTCACGTGGACCACGGCAAGACGACTCTGACGGCGGCGATCACGAAGGTGCTGGCGAGGACGGGCGGTGCAAAGTTCGTGGCGTTCGATCAGATCGACAAGGCGCCGGAAGAGCGCGCGCGCGGGATCACGATTGCGACGGCGCACGTGGAGTACCAGACGAAGAACCGTCACTACGCGCACGTGGACTGCCCGGGTCACGCGGACTACGTGAAGAACATGATCACGGGTGCCGCACAGATGGACGGCGCGATCCTGGTGGTGAGCGCGGCGGACGGTCCGATGCCGCAGACGCGGGAGCACGTGCTGCTGGCGCGTCAGGTGAACGTTCCGTACATGGTTGTCTTCATGAACAAGTGCGACATGGTGGACGATCCGGAGCTGCTGGACCTGGTGGAGCTGGAGGTTCGGGAGCTTCTCTCGAGCTACGAGTTCCCCGGGGACGAGGTGCCGATCATCCGGGGCAGCGCGCTGAAGGCGCTGGAGGGTGAGGACGATGAGAGCGGCAAGTGCATCATCGATCTGATGGAAGCGGTGGACAGCTACATACCGACGCCGAAGCGCGAGAAGGACAAGCCGTTCTTGATGCCGGTGGAAGACGTGTTCTCGATCACGGGGCGCGGGACGGTAGCCACGGGCCGTATCGAGCGCGGCGTGGTGAAGGTGAGCGACAAGGTTGAGCGCGTGGGCATCAAGGAGACCAAGGAGACGGTGGTGACGGGTGTGGAGATGTTCAGGAAGCTCCTGGACGTGGCGGAGGCTGGGGACAACGTGGGGTTGCTGCTGCGCGGCATGGAGAAGGAAGACATCGAGCGGGGGATGGTGCTGGCGGCACCCAAGAGCATCACGCCGCACACGAAGTTCAAGGGGAAGGCGTACATCCTGACCAAGGAAGAGGGTGGGCGTCACACGCCGTTCTTCAACGGGTACCGGCCGCAGTTCTACTTCCGGACGACGGACGTGACGGGGGTTGCGACGTTGCCGGGTGGGACGGAGATGGTGATGCCGGGCGACAACGTGGAGATGGAGATCGAGTTGATCACGCCGATCGCGATGGAGCTGGAGCTCCGGTTCGCGATCCGTGAGGGCGGTCGCACGGTGGGTGCCGGCGTCGTCACCGAAGTCATTCAGTAAGTGCGTGCTGAGAGGAGCCCAGCGTTGGAAGGCCAGAGAATCAGAATCAAGTTGAAGGCGTACGAGCACGCGACACTCGATCGCACCACGGATGACATCGTCCGCACGGCGCGGCGCACGGGCGCCCGCGTCATCGGGCCGATTCCACTTCCGACGCGACGCTCGGTGTACACGGTTCTCCGTTCGCCGCACGTGAACAAGAAGTCACGTGAACAGTTTGAGATTCGAATCCACAAACGGCTGATCGACCTGACGCACACGACGCAGCAGACGATCGACGATTTGACGAAGCTCGTCCTTCCGGCGGGCGTGGACATCGAGATCAAAACGTAGGTTCAGCCATGATGCTAATCGGCAAAAAAATTGGAATGACACAGATATTCGAGCCGTCCGGCAGGGTGATCCCGGTGTCGGTCGTCGAGGTGGGGCCCTGCCCCATCATCCAGGTGAAGACCCCCGAGAAGGAAGGCTACGGCGCCATCCAGATCGGTTTCGACGAGACCAAGGCGTCCCGCGTGAACAAGCCGGAGGCCGGCCACTTCAAGCAGGCGGGCGTACCCGTGCGACGCATTCTGCGCGAGGTTCGCGTGGACGATCCCGCCACCTTCAAGGTGGGCGACACCCTCGACGTGAAGCTGTTCGAGGGTGCCAAGATCGTGCACGTCACCGGCACCTCGAAGGGGCGCGGTTTCGCGGGAACCATCAAACGCCACAACTTCCAGCGCGGGCGCAAGACGCACGGTAACAAGAACTATCGCGAGCCCGGTTCGACCGGGTCGTCCGCGTATCCGTCGCGAATCATGCCCGGCAAACGCATGCCGGGGCGCATGGGCGGCGTCAAGCGCACCACGCGCAACCTGACGCTGGTACAGATCGACGCGGAGAACAACCTGCTGTTCATCAAGGGCAGCATTCCCGGCGCGAACAACGGCATCGTGTTCGTCCGCTCGGACGCGAGGTAGACCATGGCGACGGCCAATTGCTTCGAAAAAGACGGCAAGAGCGCGGGCACGGTTGACCTGCCCAAGGCGTTGTTCGACGCCGAGGTGAACGAGTTCGTCGTGCACGAAGCGGTGGTGGCGTATCTCGCCAACCAGCGCCAGGGCACCGTGAACACCAAGGAGCGCTCGGATGTGCGCGGCGGTGGCAGGAAGCCGTGGCGGCAGAAGGGCACCGGCCGCGCGCGCGCCGGAACCATTCGTTCGCCGCTGTGGCGTGGTGGCGGCACCGTTTTCGGTCCGCACCCGCGCGACCACCGCGTCAAAATGAACAAGAAGGTCAAGCGCATCGCGCTGTGTTCCTCGCTCACCAGTCGCGCCCGCGACGGAAATGTCGTCGTGGTGAAGTCGCTGGATTTCGACGTGCCCAGGACGAAGGATTTCGCCGGGCTGCTCAAGAGTGTGGGCGCCTATCCCGACAAGAAGACGCTGGTGGTTCTCGACAAGGCGCACCCGGCCACCATC
This region of Candidatus Krumholzibacteriia bacterium genomic DNA includes:
- the rpsL gene encoding 30S ribosomal protein S12, coding for MPTINQLIRRGRTDKPTRSKTPAMAACPQKRGVCTRVYTQTPKKPNSALRKVARVRLTNGIEVTAYIPGEGHNLQEHSIVLIRGGRVKDLPGVRYHIVRGVLDTSGVEGRRNSRSKYGAKRPKA
- the rpsG gene encoding 30S ribosomal protein S7; translated protein: MSRRKRSRNKEYLGDPKYNDVLVARFVTYIMRKGKKSTAESIVYDSFDLIEQKSGQRGIEVFKKAIDNVRPALEVSSRRVGGATYQVPTEVRSTRRVALAMRWISGYARIRSEKTMSERLANELMQASRMEGPSVKKREDTHKMAEANKAFAHFRW
- the fusA gene encoding elongation factor G, which translates into the protein MARKIPLDRVRNIGIMAHIDAGKTTATERILFYTGKTHRLGEVHEGTTTMDWMVQERERGITITSAATTCAWKNNKGQEIRINIIDTPGHVDFTAEVERSLRVLDGAIAVFCAVGGVEPQSETVWRQADKYKVPRIAFVNKMDRMGADFLNVVRMMHDRLGANAVPIQLPIGAGELFNGIIDLVRMKAFFYHEDTKGMTYDMAEIPSDLLPLAKEHRAKLVENLSDFDDELMSQFLDSGEGSQETLRAAMKRAMLEGKFVPVMCGSAFKNKGVQRLLDAVVHLLPSPADVPPVTGHDVYSTTEIIRKASDDEPFSGLVFKIMTDPHVGKLTYIRVYSGNVSTGTTVINTTTSKKDRIGRLIQMHADKREEIETVYCGDICAVIGLKDARTGDTLCDMKNPVVLERMHFPEPVLSVAIEPKTAGDQEKLSEALIKLSDEDPTFQVRTDDETGQTLISGMGELHLEILVDRMLREFKVSANVGKPQVAYKEAFGKPVEAEHKFVKQSGGRGQYGHVVIHCEPADEGVDFVFENKVVGGTVPREYVPAVEKGIKGALTAGVLAGYPVVGVKVQLLDGSYHEVDSSEIAFQVAASMAFKEAMRKSNPKLIEPIMEVEVVVPKEYMGDVMGDLSSRRGKIGGMTQRQEAQVIAARVPLAEMFGYATALRSLTQGRAVYTMQFACYEAAPKSVAEEVISKFQGKVAN
- the tuf gene encoding elongation factor Tu; the protein is MAREKFERTKPHVNVGTIGHVDHGKTTLTAAITKVLARTGGAKFVAFDQIDKAPEERARGITIATAHVEYQTKNRHYAHVDCPGHADYVKNMITGAAQMDGAILVVSAADGPMPQTREHVLLARQVNVPYMVVFMNKCDMVDDPELLDLVELEVRELLSSYEFPGDEVPIIRGSALKALEGEDDESGKCIIDLMEAVDSYIPTPKREKDKPFLMPVEDVFSITGRGTVATGRIERGVVKVSDKVERVGIKETKETVVTGVEMFRKLLDVAEAGDNVGLLLRGMEKEDIERGMVLAAPKSITPHTKFKGKAYILTKEEGGRHTPFFNGYRPQFYFRTTDVTGVATLPGGTEMVMPGDNVEMEIELITPIAMELELRFAIREGGRTVGAGVVTEVIQ
- the rpsJ gene encoding 30S ribosomal protein S10; this translates as MEGQRIRIKLKAYEHATLDRTTDDIVRTARRTGARVIGPIPLPTRRSVYTVLRSPHVNKKSREQFEIRIHKRLIDLTHTTQQTIDDLTKLVLPAGVDIEIKT
- the rplC gene encoding 50S ribosomal protein L3; the encoded protein is MMLIGKKIGMTQIFEPSGRVIPVSVVEVGPCPIIQVKTPEKEGYGAIQIGFDETKASRVNKPEAGHFKQAGVPVRRILREVRVDDPATFKVGDTLDVKLFEGAKIVHVTGTSKGRGFAGTIKRHNFQRGRKTHGNKNYREPGSTGSSAYPSRIMPGKRMPGRMGGVKRTTRNLTLVQIDAENNLLFIKGSIPGANNGIVFVRSDAR
- the rplD gene encoding 50S ribosomal protein L4; translation: MATANCFEKDGKSAGTVDLPKALFDAEVNEFVVHEAVVAYLANQRQGTVNTKERSDVRGGGRKPWRQKGTGRARAGTIRSPLWRGGGTVFGPHPRDHRVKMNKKVKRIALCSSLTSRARDGNVVVVKSLDFDVPRTKDFAGLLKSVGAYPDKKTLVVLDKAHPATIKSVRNIDHVRVTLADSVSTYDVVWAEKLVVSSAALSRMEEVFAS